A window of the Thalassospira sp. TSL5-1 genome harbors these coding sequences:
- a CDS encoding sulfurtransferase TusA family protein — translation MTASAGEPFSLVLDARGLMCPMPVLKTKKALRDVPPGGVLKVMATDPGSVADMKAFCDMTGNILLASLVEGDVFVYHIEHRQK, via the coding sequence ATGACAGCTTCAGCCGGTGAACCTTTCAGCCTGGTTCTGGATGCGCGCGGGTTGATGTGCCCGATGCCGGTTTTAAAAACCAAAAAGGCATTGCGCGATGTTCCGCCGGGCGGTGTCCTCAAGGTGATGGCAACTGACCCGGGCTCTGTCGCGGACATGAAGGCATTTTGCGATATGACAGGCAATATCCTGCTGGCCTCTCTTGTGGAGGGGGATGTTTTTGTTTACCACATTGAGCATCGCCAGAAATAA